The following are encoded in a window of Caretta caretta isolate rCarCar2 chromosome 19, rCarCar1.hap1, whole genome shotgun sequence genomic DNA:
- the MAP3K6 gene encoding mitogen-activated protein kinase kinase kinase 6 isoform X3: protein MPLARRPWWGSRPWLLRARRRLRLHRKAWDRVAAAPRLSGVHTGKVFWWVGLGGPTWAATDPTGDRRRSGRKRPCQPFGPVSGGWGIRCTCAPPPTHTPELEAAGRGAGMDGESRPGSAERAGSCWQDPLAMAIAPSKPVAGAPGRRGSSSRSRALRVVYVLGGGSAQSLPLRCLRDACREVRAELETVPFGTLALGDTGPLGCFYNADVAVVEVSNSLCQPTLFYHLGVRESFSMTNNVLLCCHTDLPDLQALKEDICQKNSDCCGTYTFIPYVVTAQNKVLCCDASTMKCLTELFQPSFNVETFFTPLAGRLAKLLEGTPTNSCGYFRETIRQDIRKAREMYSGEQLSRELANIQQRLDNVELLSLDIVMNLLLSYRDVQDYDAIIRLVETLQALPTCDVAEQHNIRFHYTFALERRNQPGDREKALSVLLPVVERREGAAPDLYCMCGRIYKDLFIGSGFTDMEKRDQAYYWYSKAFDTEPSLHSGINSAVLLIAAGHQFETSVELRQIGVKLSCLLGNKGSVEKMQYYWDVGFYLGSWILASDLSKVIRASEKLYMLNAPVWYLTSVMETFLLYKHFKTCPEIKTPKQEQADFWMGFLLASCQPFVSTECCPVLILELTKVLQPAQLTVHNSEAEKLVTLCHICPPEERGISSWTFPASSIRGISISKCDERCCFLYVLHTAEDFQLYFPTQHHCQWFCKLIHSFVAELAVGGEEAGDGPDEDLEYDYEYTEMGDRVILGKGTYGVVYAGRDLSNQVRIAIKEIPERDSRYSQPLHEEIALHKRLQHRNIVQYLGSISQDGFIKIFMEEVPGGSLSSLLRSKWGPLKDNEPTIVFYTKQILEGLRYLHDNQIVHRDIKGDNVLINTYSGVLKISDFGTSKRLAGMSPSAETFTGTLQYMAPEIIDQGPRGYGKPADIWSLGCTVIEMATGHPPFYELGSPQAAMFKVGMFKMHPEVPDSMSGAAKAFILQCFEVDPDKRAPAAALLQEPFLTAPSRKKARSQAVPAAEGGTPGAASSPASEWAPAAEGASEARSPPLPLKAPRTAAKADSSSPAHSSSKVAQRCSYLGTGLPPTPQVPRLHCMSLLAALHSRLPRAAEEPAGLDCSSSPTPEENGGMFLLKKDSERRATLHQILTEEQPSIVAALVEAQSQSWEGGRLSSEHIAQLVSCLKSYICSPSRRQLSQDLLGLQALLWAEGLSLRHVQVPLFSFQDTVKQLLRQHQIKPHWMFALDNLMGQAVQAAFTILVTGQPPPPLTVFLPALPELRVKPQPSLGKAHEGGSDDEAEEDPEAQGAAPPPSQPSVGTGSVGTGSSGISSGTSTELGFRPPPADSLPLLQQLSRLRVETGSVALNSQALRLAPPARVAGCRRRCWRRSESGRGSCRGRSGPRSRMPRLCRDPSPEPWPRTPGGPSRGRWTPSSLPGYRATERMRLRPRRSCSMASPCPTC from the exons ATGCCCCTGGCGAGAAGGCCCTGGTGGGGCAGCCGCCCGTGGCTCCTGCGAGCCCGGCGGCGGCTGCGTTTGCACAGGAAGGCGTGGGACCGGGTAGCTGCCGCTCCCCGACTCTCAGGAGTTCACACAGGGAAAGTGTTTTGGTGGGTGGGGCTCGGGGGCCCCACGTGGGCTGCAACTGACCCAACTGGGGACCGGCGGCGCTCCGGGCGGAAACGGCCGTGCCAGCCTTTCGGCCCCGTGTCGGGGGGCTGGGGGATCCGCTGCACGTgcgcgcccccccccacacacacaccggaGCTCGAGGCTGCGGGGCGAGGCGCCGGCATGGACGGGGAGAGCAGGCCGGGAAGCGCCGagcgggcggggagctgctggcaggACCCCCTGGCCATGGCCATCGCCCCCAGCAAGCCGGTGGCCGGCGCCCCGGGCCGCCGGGGGAGCAGCAGCCGGAGCCGGGCTCTCCGCGTGGTCTACGTCCTCGGCGGGGGCTCggcccagtccctgcccctgcgCTGCCTGCGGGACGCCTGCCGGGAGGTGCGGGCGGAGCTGGAGACGGTGCCCTTCGGCACCCTGGCGCTGGGCGACACGggccccctgggctgcttctacAACGCCG ATGTGGCTGTGGTGGAAGTGAGCAACTCCTTGTGCCAGCCCACGCTCTTCTACCACCTCGGGGTGCGGGAGAGCTTCAGCATGACCAACAACGTCCTCCTGTGCTGCCACACTGACCTTCCGGACCTGCAGGCCCTCAAG GAGGATATCTGCCAGAAGAACTCC GACTGCTGCGGCACTTACACCTTCATCCCCTACGTGGTGACAGCCCAGAACAAAGTCCTGTGCTGTGATGCTAGCACCATGAAGTGCCTGACCGAGCTCTTCCAGCCCAGCTTCAACGTGGAGACCTTCTTCACCCCCCTGGCGGGGCGTCTGGCCAAGCTGCTGGAGGGCACCCCCACCAACTCCTG CGGCTATTTCCGGGAGACGATCCGCCAGGACATCCGCAAGGCCCGGGAGATGTACAGCGGGGAGCAGCTGAGCCGGGAGCTGGCCAACATCCAGCAGCGCCTGGACAATGTGGAGCTCCTCAGCCTGGACATCGTCATGAACCTCCTCCTGTCCTATCGGGACGTGCAG GACTACGATGCCATCATCAGGCTGGTGGAGAcgctccaggccctgcccaccTGCGACGTGGCCGAACAGCACAACATCCGCTTCCACTACACCTTCGCCCTCGAAAG GCGGAACCAGCCTGGGGACCGGGAGAAGGCGCTTTCCGTGCTCCTGCCGGTGGTGGAGAGGCGAGAAGGGGCGGCGCCCGACCTGTACTGCATGTGCGGCCGCATTTACAAGGACCTGTTCATCGGCTCCGGCTTCACGGACATGGAGAAAAGGGACCAGGCCTATTACTG GTACAGCAAAGCCTTTGACACGGAGCCGAGCCTCCACTCTGGGATTAACTCTGCTGTCCTGCTCATAGCAGCCGGGCACCAGTTTGAAACCTCCGTGGAGCTCCGGCAAATAG GCGTGAAGCTGAGCTGCCTTCTGGGCAATAAGGGCAGCGTGGAGAAGATGCAGTATTACTGGGATGTGGGCTTCTACCTGGGCTCCTGGATCCTGGCCAGCGACCTCAGCAAAGTCATCCGGGCCTCGGAGAAACTCTACATGCTCAATGCCCCTGTCTG GTACCTGACCTCCGTCATGGAGACCTTCCTCTTGTACAAACACTTCAAGACCTGCCCGGAGATCAAGACGCCCAAGCAGGAGCAGGCTGACTTCTGGATGGGCTTCCTGCTGGCGTCCTGCCAGCCCTTCGTCTCCACGGAGTGCTGCCCG GTGCTGATTCTAGAGCTGACCAAagtcctgcagccagcccagctgaCGGTGCACAATAGCGAGGCTGAAAAGTTGGTGACGCTGTGCCACATCTGCCCCCCAGAGGAG AGAGGGATCTCCAGCTGGACCTTTCCGGCTTCCTCCATCCGTGGAATCAG catctCCAAGTGTGACGAGCGCTGCTGCTTCCTATACGTGCTGCACACGGCTGAGGATTTCCAGCTGTACTTCCCCACCCAGCACCACTGCCAATG GTTCTGCAAGCTGATTCACTCCTTCGTGGCCGAGCTGGCAGTGGGGGGCGAGGAGGCGGGCGACGGCCCAGACGAGGACCTGGAG TACGACTACGAATATACGGAGATGGGCGACAGGGTGATCCTGGGCAAGGGGACCTATGGGGTTGTCTACGCCGGGCGGGACCTCAGCAACCAGGTGCGCATCGCCATCAAGGAGATCCCGGAGCGGGACAGCAG GTACTCTCAGCCCCTGCACGAGGAGATCGCCCTGCACAAGCGTCTGCAACACCGGAACATCGTCCAGTACCTGGGCTCCATCAGCCAGGACGGCTTCATCAAGATCTTCATGGAGGAGGTGCCGGGAG GGAGCCTCTCGTCCCTCCTGCGCTCCAAGTGGGGCCCCCTGAAGGACAACGAGCCCACCATCGTGTTCTACACCAAGCAGATCCTGGAGGGCCTGCGCTACCTGCATGACAACCAGATCGTCCACCGGGACATCAAG GGAGACAACGTCCTTATCAACACCTACAGCGGGGTGCTGAAGATCTCTGACTTCGGGACCTCCAAGAGGCTGGCTGGGATGAGCCCCAGCGCCGAGACCTTCACAG GCACCCTGCAGTACATGGCCCCAGAGATCATCGACCAGGGCCCCCGAGGCTACGGGAAGCCGGCCGATATCTGGTCCCTGGGCTGCACCGTCATCGAGATGGCCACGGGCCACCCCCCGTTCTATGAGCTGGGCAGCCCGCAGGCCGCCATGTTCAAG GTGGGCATGTTCAAGATGCACCCCGAGGTGCCTGACTCCATGTCGGGGGCAGCCAAGGCCTTCATCCTCCAGTGCTTTGAGGTGGATCCGGATAAGCGGGCGCCCGCCGCAGCCCTGCTCCAGGAGCCCTTCCTGACAGCACCCAGCAGGAAGAAAGCCAGGAGCCAGGCTgtgccagctgcagagggaggcacaCCGGGGGCGG ccagctctcctgcctcTGAGTGGGCCCCTGCAGCAGAGGGGGCCAGCGAGGCCaggagcccccccctccccctaaaGGCCCCCAGGACAGCTGCCAAGGCAGACAGCAGCTCGccagcccacagctccagcaAGGTGGCCCAGAGATGCAGCTACCTGGG CAcagggctgccccccaccccacaagtgCCCAGACTTCACTGCATGTCCCTGCTGGCCGCCCTCCACTCCCGTCTCCCCAGGGCTGCCGAGGAGCCAGCTGGCTTGGATTGCAgtagctcccccacccccgaggaGAACGGCGGCATGTTCCTGCTGAAGAAAGACAGCGAGCGCAGGGCCACCCTGCACCAGATCCTGACGGAGGAGCAGCCCAGCATCGTGGCCGCCTTGGTGGAGGCCCAGAGCCAG agctgggaaggagggaggctcTCCTCGGAGCACATCGCCCAGCTGGTGTCCTGCCTCAAGAGCTACATCTGCTCCCCCAGCCGCCGGCAGCTCAGCCAGGACCTGCTGGGGCTCCAGGCCCTGCTGTGGGCGGAGGGCCTGAGCCTTCGCCACGTGCAGGTGCCGCTCTTCAGCTTCCAGGACACG GTGAAGCAGCTCCTACGGCAGCACCAGATCAAGCCGCACTGGATGTTCGCCCTGGACAACCTCATGGGCCAGGCCGTGCAGGCGGCTTTCACCATCCTTGTGACGG GCCAGCCACCTCCCCCGCTCACCGTCTTCCTCCCGGCGCTCCCAGAACTCCGGGTGAAGCCGCAGCCTTCCCTGGGCAAAGCCCATGAAGGTGGCAGCGACGACGAGGCGGAGGAAGATCCGGAGGCGCAGGGGGCAGCTCCTCCCCCGAGCCAGCCCAGCGTGGGGACGGGCAGCGTGGGGACGGGCAGCTCTGGTATTAGCAGCGGCACCAGCACCGAGCTGGGCTTCCGTCCCCCCCCGGCGGACTCCCTGCCactcctgcagcagctcagccGCCTCCGCGTGGAGACGGGCAG cgtGGCCCTCAATTCCCAGGCTCTCCGCCTTGCCCCCCCGGCGCGCGTGGCAGGCTGCAGGAGGCGTTGCTGGAGAAGGAGCGAGAgtggcagaggcagctgcagagggcgctccgggcCGCGGAGCAGGATGCCAAGGCTCTGCAGGGATCCAAGCCCCGAG CCTTGGCCGCGCACCCCCGggggccccagcagggggcgGTGGACGCCCTCCTCATTGCCTGGTTACAGAGCCACGGAGCGGATGAGGCTGCGACCGAGACG TTCCTGCAGCATGGCTTCACCCTGCCCGACCTGCTGA
- the MAP3K6 gene encoding mitogen-activated protein kinase kinase kinase 6 isoform X10 has product MPLARRPWWGSRPWLLRARRRLRLHRKAWDRVAAAPRLSGVHTGKVFWWVGLGGPTWAATDPTGDRRRSGRKRPCQPFGPVSGGWGIRCTCAPPPTHTPELEAAGRGAGMDGESRPGSAERAGSCWQDPLAMAIAPSKPVAGAPGRRGSSSRSRALRVVYVLGGGSAQSLPLRCLRDACREVRAELETVPFGTLALGDTGPLGCFYNADVAVVEVSNSLCQPTLFYHLGVRESFSMTNNVLLCCHTDLPDLQALKEDICQKNSDCCGTYTFIPYVVTAQNKVLCCDASTMKCLTELFQPSFNVETFFTPLAGRLAKLLEGTPTNSCGYFRETIRQDIRKAREMYSGEQLSRELANIQQRLDNVELLSLDIVMNLLLSYRDVQDYDAIIRLVETLQALPTCDVAEQHNIRFHYTFALERRNQPGDREKALSVLLPVVERREGAAPDLYCMCGRIYKDLFIGSGFTDMEKRDQAYYWYSKAFDTEPSLHSGINSAVLLIAAGHQFETSVELRQIGVKLSCLLGNKGSVEKMQYYWDVGFYLGSWILASDLSKVIRASEKLYMLNAPVWYLTSVMETFLLYKHFKTCPEIKTPKQEQADFWMGFLLASCQPFVSTECCPVLILELTKVLQPAQLTVHNSEAEKLVTLCHICPPEERGISSWTFPASSIRGISISKCDERCCFLYVLHTAEDFQLYFPTQHHCQWFCKLIHSFVAELAVGGEEAGDGPDEDLEYDYEYTEMGDRVILGKGTYGVVYAGRDLSNQVRIAIKEIPERDSRYSQPLHEEIALHKRLQHRNIVQYLGSISQDGFIKIFMEEVPGGSLSSLLRSKWGPLKDNEPTIVFYTKQILEGLRYLHDNQIVHRDIKGDNVLINTYSGVLKISDFGTSKRLAGMSPSAETFTGTLQYMAPEIIDQGPRGYGKPADIWSLGCTVIEMATGHPPFYELGSPQAAMFKVGMFKMHPEVPDSMSGAAKAFILQCFEVDPDKRAPAAALLQEPFLTAPSRKKARSQAVPAAEGGTPGAASSPASEWAPAAEGASEARSPPLPLKAPRTAAKADSSSPAHSSSKVAQRCSYLGTGLPPTPQVPRLHCMSLLAALHSRLPRAAEEPAGLDCSSSPTPEENGGMFLLKKDSERRATLHQILTEEQPSIVAALVEAQSQPPAAQPGPAGAPGPAVGGGPEPSPRAGAALQLPGHGEAAPTAAPDQAALDVRPGQPHGPGRAGGFHHPCDGPATSPAHRLPPGAPRTPGEAAAFPGQSP; this is encoded by the exons ATGCCCCTGGCGAGAAGGCCCTGGTGGGGCAGCCGCCCGTGGCTCCTGCGAGCCCGGCGGCGGCTGCGTTTGCACAGGAAGGCGTGGGACCGGGTAGCTGCCGCTCCCCGACTCTCAGGAGTTCACACAGGGAAAGTGTTTTGGTGGGTGGGGCTCGGGGGCCCCACGTGGGCTGCAACTGACCCAACTGGGGACCGGCGGCGCTCCGGGCGGAAACGGCCGTGCCAGCCTTTCGGCCCCGTGTCGGGGGGCTGGGGGATCCGCTGCACGTgcgcgcccccccccacacacacaccggaGCTCGAGGCTGCGGGGCGAGGCGCCGGCATGGACGGGGAGAGCAGGCCGGGAAGCGCCGagcgggcggggagctgctggcaggACCCCCTGGCCATGGCCATCGCCCCCAGCAAGCCGGTGGCCGGCGCCCCGGGCCGCCGGGGGAGCAGCAGCCGGAGCCGGGCTCTCCGCGTGGTCTACGTCCTCGGCGGGGGCTCggcccagtccctgcccctgcgCTGCCTGCGGGACGCCTGCCGGGAGGTGCGGGCGGAGCTGGAGACGGTGCCCTTCGGCACCCTGGCGCTGGGCGACACGggccccctgggctgcttctacAACGCCG ATGTGGCTGTGGTGGAAGTGAGCAACTCCTTGTGCCAGCCCACGCTCTTCTACCACCTCGGGGTGCGGGAGAGCTTCAGCATGACCAACAACGTCCTCCTGTGCTGCCACACTGACCTTCCGGACCTGCAGGCCCTCAAG GAGGATATCTGCCAGAAGAACTCC GACTGCTGCGGCACTTACACCTTCATCCCCTACGTGGTGACAGCCCAGAACAAAGTCCTGTGCTGTGATGCTAGCACCATGAAGTGCCTGACCGAGCTCTTCCAGCCCAGCTTCAACGTGGAGACCTTCTTCACCCCCCTGGCGGGGCGTCTGGCCAAGCTGCTGGAGGGCACCCCCACCAACTCCTG CGGCTATTTCCGGGAGACGATCCGCCAGGACATCCGCAAGGCCCGGGAGATGTACAGCGGGGAGCAGCTGAGCCGGGAGCTGGCCAACATCCAGCAGCGCCTGGACAATGTGGAGCTCCTCAGCCTGGACATCGTCATGAACCTCCTCCTGTCCTATCGGGACGTGCAG GACTACGATGCCATCATCAGGCTGGTGGAGAcgctccaggccctgcccaccTGCGACGTGGCCGAACAGCACAACATCCGCTTCCACTACACCTTCGCCCTCGAAAG GCGGAACCAGCCTGGGGACCGGGAGAAGGCGCTTTCCGTGCTCCTGCCGGTGGTGGAGAGGCGAGAAGGGGCGGCGCCCGACCTGTACTGCATGTGCGGCCGCATTTACAAGGACCTGTTCATCGGCTCCGGCTTCACGGACATGGAGAAAAGGGACCAGGCCTATTACTG GTACAGCAAAGCCTTTGACACGGAGCCGAGCCTCCACTCTGGGATTAACTCTGCTGTCCTGCTCATAGCAGCCGGGCACCAGTTTGAAACCTCCGTGGAGCTCCGGCAAATAG GCGTGAAGCTGAGCTGCCTTCTGGGCAATAAGGGCAGCGTGGAGAAGATGCAGTATTACTGGGATGTGGGCTTCTACCTGGGCTCCTGGATCCTGGCCAGCGACCTCAGCAAAGTCATCCGGGCCTCGGAGAAACTCTACATGCTCAATGCCCCTGTCTG GTACCTGACCTCCGTCATGGAGACCTTCCTCTTGTACAAACACTTCAAGACCTGCCCGGAGATCAAGACGCCCAAGCAGGAGCAGGCTGACTTCTGGATGGGCTTCCTGCTGGCGTCCTGCCAGCCCTTCGTCTCCACGGAGTGCTGCCCG GTGCTGATTCTAGAGCTGACCAAagtcctgcagccagcccagctgaCGGTGCACAATAGCGAGGCTGAAAAGTTGGTGACGCTGTGCCACATCTGCCCCCCAGAGGAG AGAGGGATCTCCAGCTGGACCTTTCCGGCTTCCTCCATCCGTGGAATCAG catctCCAAGTGTGACGAGCGCTGCTGCTTCCTATACGTGCTGCACACGGCTGAGGATTTCCAGCTGTACTTCCCCACCCAGCACCACTGCCAATG GTTCTGCAAGCTGATTCACTCCTTCGTGGCCGAGCTGGCAGTGGGGGGCGAGGAGGCGGGCGACGGCCCAGACGAGGACCTGGAG TACGACTACGAATATACGGAGATGGGCGACAGGGTGATCCTGGGCAAGGGGACCTATGGGGTTGTCTACGCCGGGCGGGACCTCAGCAACCAGGTGCGCATCGCCATCAAGGAGATCCCGGAGCGGGACAGCAG GTACTCTCAGCCCCTGCACGAGGAGATCGCCCTGCACAAGCGTCTGCAACACCGGAACATCGTCCAGTACCTGGGCTCCATCAGCCAGGACGGCTTCATCAAGATCTTCATGGAGGAGGTGCCGGGAG GGAGCCTCTCGTCCCTCCTGCGCTCCAAGTGGGGCCCCCTGAAGGACAACGAGCCCACCATCGTGTTCTACACCAAGCAGATCCTGGAGGGCCTGCGCTACCTGCATGACAACCAGATCGTCCACCGGGACATCAAG GGAGACAACGTCCTTATCAACACCTACAGCGGGGTGCTGAAGATCTCTGACTTCGGGACCTCCAAGAGGCTGGCTGGGATGAGCCCCAGCGCCGAGACCTTCACAG GCACCCTGCAGTACATGGCCCCAGAGATCATCGACCAGGGCCCCCGAGGCTACGGGAAGCCGGCCGATATCTGGTCCCTGGGCTGCACCGTCATCGAGATGGCCACGGGCCACCCCCCGTTCTATGAGCTGGGCAGCCCGCAGGCCGCCATGTTCAAG GTGGGCATGTTCAAGATGCACCCCGAGGTGCCTGACTCCATGTCGGGGGCAGCCAAGGCCTTCATCCTCCAGTGCTTTGAGGTGGATCCGGATAAGCGGGCGCCCGCCGCAGCCCTGCTCCAGGAGCCCTTCCTGACAGCACCCAGCAGGAAGAAAGCCAGGAGCCAGGCTgtgccagctgcagagggaggcacaCCGGGGGCGG ccagctctcctgcctcTGAGTGGGCCCCTGCAGCAGAGGGGGCCAGCGAGGCCaggagcccccccctccccctaaaGGCCCCCAGGACAGCTGCCAAGGCAGACAGCAGCTCGccagcccacagctccagcaAGGTGGCCCAGAGATGCAGCTACCTGGG CAcagggctgccccccaccccacaagtgCCCAGACTTCACTGCATGTCCCTGCTGGCCGCCCTCCACTCCCGTCTCCCCAGGGCTGCCGAGGAGCCAGCTGGCTTGGATTGCAgtagctcccccacccccgaggaGAACGGCGGCATGTTCCTGCTGAAGAAAGACAGCGAGCGCAGGGCCACCCTGCACCAGATCCTGACGGAGGAGCAGCCCAGCATCGTGGCCGCCTTGGTGGAGGCCCAGAGCCAG CCGCCGGCAGCTCAGCCAGGACCTGCTGGGGCTCCAGGCCCTGCTGTGGGCGGAGGGCCTGAGCCTTCGCCACGTGCAGGTGCCGCTCTTCAGCTTCCAGGACACG GTGAAGCAGCTCCTACGGCAGCACCAGATCAAGCCGCACTGGATGTTCGCCCTGGACAACCTCATGGGCCAGGCCGTGCAGGCGGCTTTCACCATCCTTGTGACGG GCCAGCCACCTCCCCCGCTCACCGTCTTCCTCCCGGCGCTCCCAGAACTCCGGGTGAAGCCGCAGCCTTCCCTGGGCAAAGCCCATGA